AGTCaaatttctaatttttCCCTCATCACAACGTCTACACATAAGTCGCATAGTTAATGTAAAAAAGTCATAACCATTGGCAATTACTAGATTTTACgcataattttattgaaaaatatattttttaatgtatacATGCCTAAACGCTTTATGTCCATTACTGTTATGTTGTAGATGGCTTTCCTATGTTTAAAGTATTTATCAATCTGTCATTCGGTAcctataaattatatttacaacaagATTGTTTTAagaaataaataataacaaattcatatagttatttttacaactaattttcaaattcattatgAGTCATAAGTGCTTTAATCATACgttaatataatttgaaaattcatAACACAGTTTCTAGTTTAATGGtgtttttgtataattcaATGCCTTTACACGGTACTAAAGTTTTTGtttctaaaattataattccACATCCTAAAACTTTTAATAATAGTATACATAATATGTCAAGGCAATGATTGCCTTGGTTCCAGGAACCCATCAACATTAGGAAATTCTGGCTTGTCAAAACTATCTTTTTCATGGGCATATATGTAATCCTTTCCACTCTTAACCAACCGCAATTGGCGTTCAAATAAACGGGGATCTACTCCGCTAGAATCATTGCGCTCGctgtgtaaatttgttatttcGTCTGTAAGAAGCAGCACTACAGCTCCAGGATAGTGGCGGTTGAAGAGGAATCTCATGTAACTCTTTATGccattttttaaatcacATGGACCATGGTAGTGAAAAGCGAATACCCCGCTTTTGGCCCCAATCAACGTGGCAATTCCTAATCCATCACCCTGGTCAAATATCCCCAATGCCGGTCTAATCTTTCTAACCTCAGACTCATCAATGTGAAAATTACCACAGGCAGTTTCGACACTAGTGTGCATTTCCTCTGTCTTCCCCAACCCTTCCTCCTGTATATCCATGAATAGAATCTCGTTAGGTACAAAGCGGCTATATAAATGTTTGTATTACCAATTTTGAGCCAATTGGTTTGCAATAGTATATGAGTGTGTGAGATTGGCACGGTTACTACCCCATTCGTGTGTTGGATGTACTTTTCTGCGTCTTGTGCGCTCCGGTTCATCGCCAAACATTGGATAGCACCAGATCATTTGGCACTTGAAGGTGTTAAATCGAGGGTTACACCTGGAAGACACATTATGTACGTTAAGTACATATGTGTAGGTATTTTCTGCGCTTATTATTAATGCTGCCACATAATTGAGTGAGTACATAAGCACAGTTATATACTTTACATTCTCGCAGTAAGGTATGGGGTGGAATCCAGTGCTTCACTGCAAGTGATAGTACTTAGCGATAGTATCAGCAAGCAGTGACAATGAAGCTCGTGCGATTCCTAATGAAACTAGCCAACGAGTCTGTGACCATTGAGCTAAAAAATGGCACGGTCCTAACAGGTACAGTCACTGGCGTTGATATTTCAATGAATACGCACTTGAAGAATGTAAAAGTTGTGGTCAAGAAGGATCCATTATCGGATACAGATAAGGCGGTTAATTCCCCTCAGTATATTTTGCTTGATCACTTAACCGTGCGAGGCAATAACATTCGCTATTTTATCCTATCGGACAGTCTACCTTTAGATACTCTGCTAATTGATGATACTCCCAAGCAAAAACCGCCTAGGGAGAGATTAGCCATGATCAGAGGTGGAAGAGGAAGGGGGAGAGGCGTTAGGGGGAGGGGAGGAGATAGGCCCGGGGGCCGACCTAGACTCTAATTCGCTAGTTGTTTTTAgttaattttgttgtattttcaatcatttaatctagtgtatatttgtattaagATAGAATTCGCCTTCCTATTTTTTCAGCCTATCCTATGGCAAATTCCGTCAGCCGTAACTTCTACCCCAGTCACTCAGTACATAACCTAATAACGGCTGCATACAAAAATCATAGTTATTGAAGATATGTATTTGAACCCATGTTTTAGGagaattttttcaaaattccCAAACAAAACATTCAGAAATCTACGGTACCTAGCAACTCGAGAACTATCATCTCAATCCTTTATAAAGATAGTGATGGACCAGGTTGCAAAGGACATGAACACCGACAGCGAACTCAGGAAGGCAGTGAAAGAATTGGAAAAGAGCACTAGAGAGTCGAAAGTGCCAGGGGAAATCGctaaaatttcaaatgcTATAAAAAATACTTCCAAAATGATAATCAGCGGCACTGGAAAACTCGTGTCAACAGTGAGCGGTGCCCCTGGCATCAAAGAATTTATGTCAGCAggtatttgttattttattatttttattattattaaaaaccAACTAATTCAGTATCCACTGTGGGCAACATACTAGACAAGGCCACTGATAGGATCCACGACAACACTTCACAGGCCAATGAGCAGGTCAAAAAGTGGAAGAATCGCATGGAACAACTTAGAACCAAACGGAAACAACAATACGCATCTAATAATGTGCAAGTTGCTGAAAACTTTACTGATAAAGTCAGTGATAACAACATTAGACAATCAAATGAGTGTCAATTAGTATGCATCCAAGAATCGACCTGGGATAGGTTCGGTAGCAAATTGAAAGATATGCCATTgctaaattcattttttgaGAATCCTTTGATAGGAAAGTTGTTCGGTGAAACAGAATTCGCCCGTGCCATTAGAGAGATGAAAACATTTGATGATTCCTTTAACGTCCCAGAATTCGTTGAACTTGTGGAACAAGTTGTGGCTAGACATATGGTTTCGAGCTATTTGAATGGTGATATACAAGCACTAAAATTGCACTGCGGCGAAACGGCATATACTACACTCAAAAGTTCAATTGAGCAGCGTCGGCTGctaaatttgacaattgaCCCATCCATACTCATACTGAAGGATGTAGAACTTAAGGGTgattattcattatattcaGGCGGAATGATTGTGGAAAACACTCCCTGGTTCATTTTCACCTTCACTACgcaacaaattaattgtatctaCAAGGAAGATGGTCAAATTATATCAGGTTAGAAATACAGTGATTTAGGGGCAGTTGATGACATTAGGGAGGTTTTGTACACTATGGCATTGTCTCGACATCCAAATTTACAAGATCCGGAAATGGCAGATCTACAATATCCCTACATGGTATCACGATTATTTACTCAGGTTAGGGAGTTGGCGATAATTGGAAACCAGCCCTCATGGTGACCCTCACAATTCATGAGTGTTAAGCTGTTATATTATGCCGGACGACTTGTATAGTAAaccaaataaattgattaatttttgcTGGTAAAATACAGCGTCTAGTTACAACCGCAACACTTTAATGATTGTGCTGTCTTGGATAATTACGCAGCCCCTACTTGTACGCTGCGATTCTGTGACTGCATTGATTTCTCAAATTCCATTTGTCTCTGGTATTGTTGTCTGGGTGTGGGTGTCATCTTTCTGTTTACCACAATTGAAACACCCTCAATTATACCTAAATAACTAGTTAACTTACTGAGTAGAAGGCCACCTACAAGTGCGCTTTTGGCGCTTGATTTCAAGCCTTTCCTTAGAGCCAGAACACCGCCTGTGGAGAAGCCACTAAAAATAGCGTTCCAATGATCTTCCTTCCTGcgtatatattgaaaagtACAGTCGAAGGAGGAGAATGTGCCTCCCCAAACGGCGAAATTGCCACCGAGCAACGGAGCTTTGGTTCTGGCACTATATAGGCCATTTTGTAGCATAATTCCTCTAGGAGAATTTCTGCAGCCGCGGATGAAATGCCAAATAAAGCCACCGAAGGAGCCCATGCCGAATGCGCCGCCCATATCCTCCACTATGCGATCTGGGCAAGGTTCCCTCGATAAATCCCTTCCTTCCATAGCTATTATCTaatatattgaatatttattttgaGTTAATTAAAACTATACATGACAGAATCAACCCAGTGTTACCCTACTAAACATATACTTCCACGACACTAGTTTACTGACAGCCCTATATATAACTAGATCAATTATCACGGCTTTATTACGAGTATTGTGCGGATTAACTTTGaaagttaaaattttcaaattcccTACTATGAATTCACTCTAACCTCCAATTGGAGCCGCGATTTGAATTGAAATGTGTGAGAAGCTAAGTGATTTACTCAAGTGCTGCGAAGATTCATACGATGAAATCACTTACATCTCCCTTAGAAACAAAATTCTTATTGGGATTGGAAACAAATGGTCTTTTAATGATCTTATCAGTGCAATTTCTGGGCCTAAAATAGATTATTGTAAGTACAAATTGTTAGTTGAAGTTTTGGAGAGGAGAGAGGGATGgaatacaaatatatctcAGTTAATAGGCATGCTACAGGTACAAGATGAAGAGGGGACGCTATGTGaactaaaattatcactgaTTTATCTTTTAACAACCTGCTTTGATCCGCTAGATCCGGAAattgtttcaaattttaccgTGTTTACAGTTGtgttaaatgatatatttgacaaaataCACATTGGTTCATTGAAGTTTTTACACAGAAACATTTTCCTTTCCGCACTAACGAAACTAATAGACGCATATCAAATAGTTAAAGATAACAATACTGATAATATTGTGATTGATAACGCATTGAATGCCGAGTtttgttacaaattatgCAATCAAATTAGGGGGGAGAAGGATCCAagaaatttattaataatgttCCCCCTTCTAAAAAAACtatcaatatattgttCAGACACAGCCAAAAATGGTGCAGATATATGCAATGACATATCCCAAATGTTACTCACGTACTAtccaataaatttcaaaCCTCCAAAACATGCACCGCAGTCAATCACTGAAAATGACTTGATTATTGCACTAAATAATGCGCTTTCATCTCAATTCCTCTGGAGATACGTAATTGATGTATTCATTGACGGTTTATATGGCGCTGAAATCACTGATGATGAGGCACTAGAGTTTCTGGACAAAAACGTTCAAACAATAGTTTATTGTCTCCCACATTATGGCCATGAATGTGCTTTGAAATATCTGCCACAGGCTGTGGAAGCTCTGGCTAGTGAATGTTTTTTATCCGCCGCACAATTTAGTGTAATTCCAACAAATGATGTACCTATAGATATTGAATATGAGATTGGaccaaatttggaaaattgtCAAAGGATAATATTGTTGCCACAATGGATCCCCGGTAAGAAACAACGGCTACTTTCTGATGTTTTACAGGCATTTCTTCAAAACATACCGCCATATTCTGAATGTAGTGAAGGCATATGGAatagtattaattttttgttgGAAAGGGctaaaaattcaatattatccCACAATAACGATTTACTGGCCTCTTtacatattgttaaaaCTGTTGCCAGTTCATCGCCTCTCTGTATTgctaaaaatatttcagaatttttacacaatattattacacaaattCCCATAAAGATGGAAAATATGGGGAAAATCGCACAGTTGATAGCAGTTTCAATTCtctataataataaatcagGTAAAATAATGGCCGATACTGCCAGTAAGTTGtgtgatatattaaaatttatcgaATCTACCGTATGCGATGACGTGACGTCATTTATAGATATAATACAAGTAATCAGTACACTTACACTACCggataattttgtatattctGTTTGCCAAAAAGTCAATAAAATGGCCCACTTTGGAGCGCATTCTGAagatataattgtaaatttatcacaacaAAAGGGGTCTATCcattttttaacaaaattatttgaatctCTATCTGAATCGCTATTACATGCAAAATGCTCCAACCAAACTACGTCCATAGAAACAGAAGGATCTTTGTCATTGAATGTTGAAAAGGCTGATCTCTTTTTCAACTACCTATCTCAAAACACAACGCTACTCAGATATTCTCACCAAAGTTTATCTAGcctatataataaattaaacgATGAATTGTGTATTAAAAGGATTTGCTTCATATGGACGATAAGTGCCATGGCTACTAGAAATCCGGATGACTATTACTGGTACAAATATGCCAAATCGCTGAGTTCAATTGATCAAACGGTAGAGCGCTGgatttgccaaattttgTCTAGTGAATTAATTTCCAAAAGTGAATTCCGGGAGCTTTTGGATGATATTAGCGATAGTTTTAGCTGCAAAATTCTTGATCATATACTAGATACATACCGTGATAACatgttgaaattgatattcATTCCCTGGCTTGAAAGACATTACAATACACAACACTACAATTCAGCTGAAATTATACTACAGGAATTGAAGGTtcataatcatatatatcacaattatGAACTACAGTTATCACTGCTAccaatttttttcaaatatcCGAATGAATTTCTtactattaattataatatggGTGCGCAATTATTTGGATTGGTTAAGCAATCAGAGATTACTGCAACTGACTTATGgagtaaatatattaatgacATAATTATTGTCGGTAAATTCGGCGAGATTTTGAGTGCTTTACCAGATATGTTGGACGAACTATGCCCATTACGTATAATTCCCGGGGAGACATGGCAAATTGTTTTGGACACTTGGATCAACCCTAAAAACTATCACAAATCGCTAAGAATAACACAAAATGTGACAAGAGATTTGAATAGTGTGTTGctagataaaatttactaTATCGACTCTATTAGTTGTGTACAGCGCATTTCATTCGCAAATTCAATACTGTGCAATCTTAATGAACATTTACTTAAATTTGCTAATGaatatacaattgatgCGCATAGATCGTTGATTAGATTGTTATCCTCAATCCCCATCAGTGAAATCGATCAGGTATTGCCCCGTTTACTTAGAAATGGATAAACATAATATTTCAGTCCATTACACTAGTACATTCAGATTGGGATGATTTAAGACTGTTATGCCTTCTAGCTAAGTTGGCACGATGCAAGATGTTAAACTCGTGTTTAAAAGCATCTGGTACTCTTGAAACAGTTGTAAACTATTGCATAAAAAGGAGGGGCATGTCACTATCAAGGACGATCTCTCTGTTGATTGTTAAAGAAATTTGGAGTTTAATAAATTCTTCGCCGGAGGATAATTTGTGTAGAGTAAGTTAAAGTACAATTAGGTGGTGGTAGATTATGTTGGAAAGTGTGGTAAGGATTCGCACAGGAGAGTAAGGCGAATGGCATTATCCACAAGACAAACTGTCAAATTAAACAGCATGTAGTTTTAGATGTGTATAacattttatattgttattgtaACACTAAAACAATAGTAATAATGGCTACTATTGCCGtgaataaaattgtaaatggAGCCCACGTGTTGACAACTTCAAtttttctaaattatcCACTTTTATACCCCAAGTAGTTTGCGGCACAGCTCATCTTAAACACTTCTATTGCATTCCTATGTTAAACATGTACACACCAATCCGTTTTACCGTTGTATTTTGATCTGTTTAGTATTTTTGCCACAAAATGATGGCAATTATTgctatataattttatcaattacTGTATGAGATTGTGCGATAACTGTGAAAAATCCATTGAAGTTTCCCTTATGGCCACATCCCAATTTTCACTAAATTGTGAGTCATCTCCGTTCAATTTATAAACTTTATAGGGACGATTGAAGGCAAAAATACCTTCagaaataaaatatgaaCCGGCGAAATCATAGGTTATGCCCATACTGTTTCCAACGCCAACATGTCCAATTAGAGGAAATATTGTCGTTAAAATTGGTATATATGTCCATACGATGCAAGTTTTGAACTAATTTACCTCATATTTACCCTTTCATCACCTATGCTATTCATCTCACTACCATAACCTAGTGCCACGTTACCCATACTGTCATGTATCTGGACTATTTCCCTTTGACACAAAGTCTTTCCAGTtcttataatttttttaacactcaaattttgccaaatttaTACGATAATGGTACATCTCTCATTCAGTACGCTAAGGATCTCTATCCAGTAGAGTTGCATATACATGTTTTGTCACACATTTGTTCCAGGCATCGCCAAATTGCCTTATCTAACAATGGTTAcaagttaaatatattggataGTGTATATAATCAATGCCTAGGCGAATTGATCGCACAGAAGCTgcacaaaataattgttaacTGTCAATCTTATAACAAAGTATCAGTACATACACCCAATACAACCACTTTGCTGCCTGGGAGTAACATTTTTGCCACTGAACAATTAGAAACTGCCCTTAATGCCACACATAAACAATTAGTTTTAGCACTAACCTCCCACTGGAATGTAAACAACTGCTTATTTAGACATACAATCCTAAACCCAAATGTCAATCCAAAGTCGCTACAATCAACCTTAAACCAGTGGATATTGGATCTAAAGGTTCAACTTTTATTGTTAGCGACTTTGGCAATAAAAATCATCTAAACAAGAATTTAGATAGCCCGTACATTGGACTGCACTTTGAACACGATAGAACATTTACTCTAGAAGGACTGGATATTGTTCACaacataataaataatttgggtacaaatattattattcagGCTTTGTAGTCATCAAAAATGTATTGTCAGAAGAACATATACAAACAATTCGTGACTGCCTAAATTTGGATAGGGCACAAGCCAGGGATGTCGccttttcaattttggaGGAGGACTCAAATGTAAATGCAGCAAAGTATACGAGGGGTAAATAATCATGTAAATTAGGGAGAATTGTATGTTCTCTAAGAGGTACAACTTATGATACAAAGTTGAGACGGGTACAAATGTTTTGGACCCCTTTGCTACACTATGTGATGCCCAGAAGCATAGCTTCCTTCCCGCAAAATCGCCAAATGTCGCTTGAAAAAAGGTATTTTTCACATAACACAGCCTTTACATCTCCTGGATAAATCTAATACTATCGGGCATGCaatctaattaatttagatccCTTGAGCGACTACGAGTGTTGGCACAGAAACAATTCAAAGTATGGTATAACTGTCGTTATACCCTTGGATTATAGAACAGATGAAGACGGTAGAATTGAATTTATCCCATACACTCATTCGCCAAATTTTAATCGCaatagtaaaaatatattaaatgcaataaaaaaGGGTAAATTCAAAAGTTAAGTTAGGCCCAGTTGGTGTGGATGTTAAACCAGGAGATTTAATCGTCTACAACTCAACAATCCTTCACCGATATACAAtgaataaatcatttgattgCAAATCAGATTTGGTCTACCAATATGACTACGTAGATTCGGTACCTCCAGGGCAGGGTACGTAGTTTATTATACAGGTCGTTTGCACTTTATGTACGACAAACTATTAGCCAAATTGATCGTCTTTTGCAATAAGTTTTATTAGCCCATAACCCTATTGAGATTACTCATCAATTCTTGTGTTGTATCATATTTACATCCACCCCAGTATTGTGATTCTGTAAACTAGTTGAATGTCAAATGTGAGCTAGCATAACGACTAATTTCGAAATAAATGTTGcaaaaattaactaattttataGTTGTCACTGTGATATTGTTAAGGTTTACGACGGCCAAATTTGTGTTCAGATCATTGGATCATCTAAGATTGAGTAGTGTCAATGATGTTATTACTGAAAATGGGAAAAAATCTGAAAAGGTAATTAAAACAAAGCAagatgatataataaatagtgACAGTCCTTTTGTTTACTGGCCTGCAGATAAGAACGTAAAGTCGCGGTATGTGTGTCACAATGCAGcacaaaatttcaaaataaatcacctaataatgatttaattaatttggatCCAGATCGAATTTTGTACACTGCTGATTCCCTTGGTAATCCTTTCACAGCGCCGGATAGATGTGTAAGAATCGCTAGTGACTTGACGTATTTATGTGATCCggataatattttatcgcaACAAGAGCAGTTACAACTTAACACTAAACTCAAGCAATTCCCTACTAAAAACTTCCACTACTGCCCTGATAGTCGACAATACGGTTTGAAGGTTGATAGAAGGTCATGTAGGTTGGAATGCTGTTGGTGAACAATATATTGGTACCTTTTCCTAAAAGCCTGGATGATGCAGCACAGTTGCTATGCCAAGAGCTGATAGAGTAAGAACcttttaatttagtaaatGGGGATTAGGAAATAAAGATTGTAACGATGGCATTATGGTACTATATATCAAGGTAATTAACCGTTTCATTCAGAACAACAATGCAATCTTTATCGCAACCAAAGGTAAGTTATTGCCTAACTTAGATGCAAATGACACACTCTTATCTACGGTAAACCACAACATATTTAGGATAAGATCACCAATATCGAGgaaattttcacaaataatttaaacacAAACAACAATGATTACCGATCATTAAGTGATTTAGTTGACAATTTGAGCGATGCATTGCCTAAAAAAACAGAAGGTACACAaatgtttttatttaggcacTAAATGGTCTGTAATAATACCCTGCGCCATAGTGATACTGTATCTGGTTGGGGTGGGGGCAATGTATAAGATCAGTTAATTAGTGAAGTACCTCACTAC
The DNA window shown above is from Babesia microti strain RI chromosome III, complete genome and carries:
- a CDS encoding Mitochondrial import inner membrane translocase subunit TIM44 (overlaps_old_locusTagID:BBM_III00750;~overlaps_old_locusTagID:BBM_III00755) — encoded protein: MYLNPCFRRIFSKFPNKTFRNLRYLATRELSSQSFIKIVMDQVAKDMNTDSELRKAVKELEKSTRESKVPGEIAKISNAIKNTSKMIISGTGKLVSTVSGAPGIKEFMSAVSTVGNILDKATDRIHDNTSQANEQVKKWKNRMEQLRTKRKQQYASNNVQVAENFTDKVSDNNIRQSNECQLVCIQESTWDRFGSKLKDMPLLNSFFENPLIGKLFGETEFARAIREMKTFDDSFNVPEFVELVEQVVARHMVSSYLNGDIQALKLHCGETAYTTLKSSIEQRRLLNLTIDPSILILKDVELKGGMIVENTPWFIFTFTTQQINCIYKEDGQIISGAVDDIREVLYTMALSRHPNLQDPEMADLQYPYMVRELAIIGNQPSW
- a CDS encoding conserved Plasmodium protein, unknown function (overlaps_old_locusTagID:BBM_III00740), encoding MYSLNYVAALIISAENTYTYVLNVHNVSSRCNPRFNTFKCQMIWCYPMFGDEPERTRRRKVHPTHEWGSNRANLTHSYTIANQLAQNCRFVPNEILFMDIQEEGLGKTEEMHTSVETACGNFHIDESEVRKIRPALGIFDQGDGLGIATLIGAKSGVFAFHYHGPCDLKNGIKSYMRFLFNRHYPGAVVLLLTDEITNLHSERNDSSGVDPRLFERQLRLVKSGKDYIYAHEKDSFDKPEFPNVDGFLEPRQSLP
- a CDS encoding small nuclear ribonucleoprotein D1 (overlaps_old_locusTagID:BBM_III00745), with amino-acid sequence MKLVRFLMKLANESVTIELKNGTVLTGTVTGVDISMNTHLKNVKVVVKKDPLSDTDKAVNSPQYILLDHLTVRGNNIRYFILSDSLPLDTLLIDDTPKQKPPRERLAMIRGGRGRGRGVRGRGGDRPGGRPRL
- a CDS encoding Transmembrane protein 222 (overlaps_old_locusTagID:BBM_III00765) — protein: MGNVALGYGSEMNSIGDERFKTCIVWTYIPILTTIFPLIGHVGVGNSMGITYDFAGSYFISEGIFAFNRPYKVYKLNGDDSQFSENWDVAIRETSMDFSQLSHNLIHNNCHHFVAKILNRSKYNGKTDWNAIEVFKMSCAANYLGKIEVVNTWAPFTILFTAIVAIITIVLVLQ
- a CDS encoding conserved Plasmodium protein, unknown function (overlaps_old_locusTagID:BBM_III00775); translated protein: MYLDYFPLTQSLSSSYNFFNTQILPNLYDNGTSLIQYAKDLYPVELHIHVLSHICSRHRQIALSNNGYKLNILDSVYNQCLGELIAQKLHKIIVNCQSYNKVSVHTPNTTTLLPGSNIFATEQLETALNATHKQLVLALTSHWNTYNPKPKCQSKVATINLKPVDIGSKGSTFIVSDFGNKNHLNKNLDSPYIGLHFEHDRTFTLEGLDIVHNIINNLGFVVIKNVLSEEHIQTIRDCLNLDRAQARDVAFSILEEDSNVNAAKYTRGRIVCSLRGTTYDTKLRRVQMFWTPLLHYVMPRSIASFPQNRQMSLEKSLYISWINLILSDPLSDYECWHRNNSKYGITVVIPLDYRTDEDGRIEFIPYTHSPNFNRNSKNILNAIKKGPVGVDVKPGDLIVYNSTILHRYTMNKSFDCKSDLVYQYDYVDSVPPGQGRLHFMYDKLLAKLIVFCNKFY
- a CDS encoding Tim17/Tim22/Tim23/Pmp24 family (overlaps_old_locusTagID:BBM_III00755), whose protein sequence is MEGRDLSREPCPDRIVEDMGGAFGMGSFGGFIWHFIRGCRNSPRGIMLQNGLYSARTKAPLLGGNFAVWGGTFSSFDCTFQYIRRKEDHWNAIFSGFSTGGVLALRKGLKSSAKSALVGGLLLSIIEGVSIVVNRKMTPTPRQQYQRQMEFEKSMQSQNRSVQVGAA
- a CDS encoding BmGPI11, Conserved protein, unknown function (overlaps_old_locusTagID:BBM_III00775), whose product is MLQKLTNFIVVTVILLRFTTAKFVFRSLDHLRLSSVNDVITENGKKSEKVIKTKQDDIINSDSPFVYWPADKNVKSRTKFQNKSPNNDLINLDPDRILYTADSLGNPFTAPDRCVRIASDLTYLCDPDNILSQQEQLQLNTKLKQFPTKNFHYCPDSRQYGLKVGMLLVNNILVPFPKSLDDAAQLLCQELIDKWGLGNKDCNDGIMVLYIKNNNAIFIATKDANDTLLSTDKITNIEEIFTNNLNTNNNDYRSLSDLVDNLSDALPKKTEGTKWSVIIPCAIVILYLVGVGAMYKIS
- a CDS encoding MMS19 nucleotide excision repair protein homolog (overlaps_old_locusTagID:BBM_III00760) translates to MCEKLSDLLKCCEDSYDEITYISLRNKILIGIGNKWSFNDLISAISGPKIDYCKYKLLVEVLERREGWNTNISQLIGMLQVQDEEGTLCELKLSLIYLLTTCFDPLDPEIVSNFTVFTVVLNDIFDKIHIGSLKFLHRNIFLSALTKLIDAYQIVKDNNTDNIVIDNALNAEFCYKLCNQIRGEKDPRNLLIMFPLLKKLSIYCSDTAKNGADICNDISQMLLTYYPINFKPPKHAPQSITENDLIIALNNALSSQFLWRYVIDVFIDGLYGAEITDDEALEFLDKNVQTIVYCLPHYGHECALKYLPQAVEALASECFLSAAQFSVIPTNDVPIDIEYEIGPNLENCQRIILLPQWIPGKKQRLLSDVLQAFLQNIPPYSECSEGIWNSINFLLERAKNSILSHNNDLLASLHIVKTVASSSPLCIAKNISEFLHNIITQIPIKMENMGKIAQLIAVSILYNNKSGKIMADTASKLCDILKFIESTVCDDVTSFIDIIQVISTLTLPDNFVYSVCQKVNKMAHFGAHSEDIIVNLSQQKGSIHFLTKLFESLSESLLHAKCSNQTTSIETEGSLSLNVEKADLFFNYLSQNTTLLRYSHQSLSSLYNKLNDELCIKRICFIWTISAMATRNPDDYYWYKYAKSLSSIDQTVERWICQILSSELISKSEFRELLDDISDSFSCKILDHILDTYRDNMLKLIFIPWLERHYNTQHYNSAEIILQELKVHNHIYHNYELQLSLLPIFFKYPNEFLTINYNMGAQLFGLVKQSEITATDLWSKYINDIIIVGKFGEILSALPDMLDELCPLRIIPGETWQIVLDTWINPKNYHKSLRITQNVTRDLNSVLLDKIYYIDSISCVQRISFANSILCNLNEHLLKFANEYTIDAHRSLIRLLSSIPISEIDQKWINIIFQSITLVHSDWDDLRLLCLLAKLARCKMLNSCLKASGTLETVVNYCIKRRGMSLSRTISLLIVKEIWSLINSSPEDNLCRVVVDYVGKCGKDSHRRVRRMALSTRQTVKLNSM